Proteins from one Sulfurospirillum tamanense genomic window:
- a CDS encoding tetratricopeptide repeat protein — MKHLLIFLIFFSSLHAVTLVLNSAQENNRPYAILHVMNDTPIECFVTDLPLGQKKYTCQFDKILTNRITSQKTPLVQIDFVENEESFEIVITPTFDSQMRNMDVVLHESIEVPLTPTSLAKHWAILIYQEHPFSNLTQEEGINFPVTYPKFQRPSVGALDLNGAPIGYVRSRDINAYLDVKRDYEAGRFENVIEQAQEAMMLYPQTIFKSEFALYKIRAMDYLLDAEDAGSLLALDRNDVIQEGKAWMKNFSSDENMAEALMLVAKNYLKMGFSSDANYFLDILITEYPESRFTKWAILLYADTLYNGTKRAEALRLYNDVLYTAKDLDMASEAAIRLAQNSIDLGKVNEAKEYLVKILNANAEFLLKDEENAYALAEKLALNRLPGIAAQISESLLANKTRTHPLYEVLLKDTGLWYAESGEVTKGHLYLTRYQSQFSEGEFGGQVQEGLDRLFFELAETNTTKLTQYYETLMARYDNEISQKALVEKAKLFHQEARYAQVLALDDALRAVAEPSLATEANQILTLAAFDQATVLLEEDQCQGAVLLVERYGVGEELANREKLFECLMRLSRFDAAAAEAKTHTLVRDLRERLAWMIRLNKALFEAGKWADVVGMSDDIMELGVLVKVPKANEVLYEKFFALTRLGEHERALGVAQEIMRTLSEVYKSVEVYREVMRYAKTQGNDLLLELYAKEALALQERSELFLFTPELEYETIQVLQRLEKPEEALEVAVALISRVQSPSERIRAQYYAGEISSKLGKIQEAKAYFSQCADASEESSWKSVCQQHLELIP, encoded by the coding sequence ATGAAACACCTTCTAATTTTCCTTATTTTTTTTTCATCACTTCATGCGGTGACACTTGTACTTAACAGTGCGCAAGAGAACAATCGCCCCTATGCTATTTTACATGTAATGAATGATACGCCTATTGAATGTTTTGTCACAGACCTTCCTTTGGGCCAAAAAAAATACACCTGCCAGTTTGATAAAATTTTAACTAACCGCATTACTTCTCAAAAAACTCCCTTAGTACAAATCGATTTTGTAGAAAATGAAGAGAGTTTTGAAATTGTTATTACTCCAACATTTGATTCGCAAATGCGAAACATGGACGTGGTGCTTCATGAGAGCATTGAAGTGCCTCTTACGCCAACGTCTCTAGCGAAGCATTGGGCTATTCTTATTTACCAAGAACACCCTTTTTCGAACTTAACACAGGAGGAGGGCATTAATTTTCCTGTAACATATCCAAAGTTTCAACGGCCAAGTGTAGGTGCACTTGATTTAAACGGTGCACCCATTGGGTATGTACGAAGTAGGGATATTAATGCGTACTTGGATGTAAAGCGCGATTATGAGGCGGGGCGTTTTGAAAACGTCATAGAACAAGCCCAAGAAGCCATGATGCTTTATCCTCAAACTATTTTTAAAAGTGAATTTGCTTTATATAAAATTCGCGCTATGGATTATTTGTTAGATGCTGAGGATGCGGGTTCGCTCTTGGCGCTTGACCGTAATGATGTTATTCAAGAAGGAAAGGCGTGGATGAAAAACTTTTCATCCGATGAAAATATGGCAGAAGCACTGATGTTAGTAGCTAAAAATTACCTCAAAATGGGCTTTTCAAGTGACGCTAATTATTTTTTAGACATTTTGATTACAGAGTATCCCGAAAGCCGTTTTACAAAATGGGCCATTTTGCTCTATGCCGATACCCTTTATAATGGCACCAAGCGCGCCGAAGCGCTAAGATTATATAATGATGTGTTATACACTGCTAAAGATTTAGATATGGCATCAGAAGCTGCCATTCGCTTGGCGCAAAACAGTATTGATTTGGGTAAGGTTAATGAAGCCAAAGAGTACCTTGTAAAAATCCTAAACGCCAACGCAGAATTTTTATTAAAAGATGAAGAAAATGCTTATGCTTTGGCGGAAAAATTAGCACTCAATCGCCTTCCTGGTATTGCAGCACAAATTTCAGAATCTCTCCTTGCCAACAAGACACGCACCCATCCTCTTTACGAAGTGCTTTTAAAAGACACGGGATTGTGGTATGCAGAATCAGGAGAAGTGACCAAGGGGCATTTGTATCTTACGCGGTACCAAAGTCAATTTTCTGAAGGAGAGTTTGGCGGGCAAGTTCAAGAAGGATTAGATCGCCTCTTTTTTGAACTTGCCGAAACAAACACGACAAAACTAACGCAATACTATGAAACCCTCATGGCGCGCTACGATAACGAAATTTCTCAAAAAGCATTGGTTGAAAAAGCAAAACTTTTTCACCAAGAGGCGCGCTATGCCCAAGTGTTAGCCCTTGATGACGCGTTGCGCGCTGTTGCGGAACCAAGCTTGGCGACGGAAGCTAACCAAATACTAACCTTGGCTGCCTTTGATCAGGCAACAGTGTTGTTGGAGGAAGACCAATGCCAAGGGGCCGTGTTGTTGGTTGAGCGGTATGGTGTGGGCGAGGAGCTAGCAAATAGAGAAAAGCTCTTTGAATGTTTAATGCGTCTTTCTCGTTTTGACGCAGCAGCAGCAGAGGCAAAAACCCACACGCTAGTACGGGATTTACGTGAACGTCTGGCGTGGATGATACGCCTTAATAAAGCTTTGTTTGAAGCGGGAAAATGGGCTGATGTGGTGGGAATGAGCGATGATATTATGGAACTTGGTGTTTTAGTAAAAGTACCAAAAGCAAATGAAGTATTGTACGAAAAGTTTTTTGCCCTGACGCGTCTTGGGGAGCATGAGCGCGCACTGGGTGTGGCCCAAGAGATTATGCGAACCCTTTCAGAGGTTTATAAAAGTGTGGAAGTGTACAGGGAAGTGATGCGGTATGCAAAAACACAAGGTAACGACTTGTTGCTAGAATTATATGCCAAAGAAGCCCTTGCTCTGCAGGAGCGTTCCGAACTCTTTTTGTTTACTCCTGAACTTGAATACGAAACCATTCAAGTTCTTCAGCGCTTAGAAAAACCAGAGGAAGCCCTTGAGGTAGCAGTTGCTTTAATTTCGCGCGTTCAATCTCCTAGCGAGAGAATTCGTGCGCAATATTATGCAGGAGAGATAAGTTCAAAACTCGGAAAAATTCAAGAGGCAAAGGCGTATTTTAGTCAATGTGCCGATGCTTCAGAAGAGAGCTCTTGGAAGAGTGTGTGCCAACAGCATTTGGAACTCATTCCTTAG
- the miaA gene encoding tRNA (adenosine(37)-N6)-dimethylallyltransferase MiaA — MKQVAILGPTASGKTALALALANHYKGVILSVDSLALYKEIDIASAKPTPQERGNVPHFGIDVITPDTPFNVTLFFELYCQAKAFALAHHSPLILVGGTSFYLKAMLEGMSEKPPISPSVKARVHAELEDIAAVQTLAQSLDPAFAARTEKFDRYRLEKWLELYYATGEVPTVFQARTRKPPLIEHLPLFEVEMDKEILKERIKQRTSAMLDQGLVEEVRTLEKRYGRTPACMKAIGIKEVLVYLDGDCSHESMQEAISIHTTQLAKRQRTFNKTQFKQEIIKNSADALFEQIALYM, encoded by the coding sequence GTGAAACAAGTGGCTATTTTGGGGCCTACAGCCTCAGGTAAAACAGCGTTAGCGTTAGCGTTAGCTAACCACTACAAGGGTGTTATTTTATCAGTAGACTCTTTGGCTCTTTATAAAGAAATTGACATTGCCTCTGCCAAACCCACACCACAAGAACGGGGCAATGTGCCCCATTTTGGCATCGATGTCATCACGCCCGATACCCCCTTTAATGTGACACTCTTTTTTGAGCTTTACTGCCAAGCAAAAGCTTTTGCCCTAGCACACCATAGCCCCCTTATTTTAGTAGGAGGAACAAGCTTTTACCTCAAAGCAATGCTAGAGGGAATGAGCGAAAAGCCACCCATTTCGCCCTCTGTGAAAGCCCGTGTTCATGCTGAGCTTGAAGATATTGCCGCGGTGCAAACCCTCGCCCAGAGCCTTGACCCTGCATTTGCAGCCCGCACTGAAAAATTTGACCGTTACCGTCTGGAAAAATGGCTAGAGCTGTACTATGCTACAGGGGAGGTTCCTACCGTTTTTCAGGCCCGTACCCGCAAACCACCCCTAATAGAACATTTGCCTTTATTTGAAGTAGAAATGGATAAAGAAATACTCAAAGAGCGCATTAAACAACGCACAAGTGCCATGTTGGATCAAGGCTTAGTAGAAGAAGTGCGTACCCTTGAAAAACGCTACGGTAGAACACCTGCTTGCATGAAGGCCATTGGAATTAAGGAAGTGTTGGTTTATTTGGATGGGGATTGCAGCCATGAATCCATGCAAGAGGCGATTAGCATTCACACCACGCAGCTAGCAAAACGCCAACGCACTTTCAACAAAACGCAATTCAAACAAGAGATTATTAAAAATTCTGCTGATGCACTTTTTGAGCAAATAGCCCTTTACATGTAA
- a CDS encoding NAD(P)/FAD-dependent oxidoreductase, producing the protein MGQSVVIIGGGIAALTSAYTLANKGHRVTIINQTDTNSAPSFGNAGLLSAFEKAPLAAPGVITKTLKLMLQGKSPIVLRPNLDPHFYRWLVRFMASTTRARLKKTLILFERYGEQSIQAYHRLTQEEGLDFDFHHDGVMLVFTEAESYREKLRHATDSSKYEVLDYASAKERLGFVAPNIEGVIHLKRNGRLDPGRLMEQLKALLVRKGVCFVSGEEIVDFDVGPKQIKSARSKTRTYEADTFILASGHHTALAAKLGTPLMLIPAKGYNITFEMEESIKPKQCVMFNDLFIIATPRQHDMRLTSKLEIGTSNPDINMKRVQSILANLKTHTVKFELQNPRYWAGFRPLTPNDMPLIGRDSTYRNMVYGMGYGWLGMTFGPALGEIIGRLIDEDLENHQSDDVLLFSGFYQGCL; encoded by the coding sequence ATGGGCCAATCAGTTGTCATTATTGGTGGTGGAATCGCAGCGCTCACAAGTGCGTATACACTGGCAAACAAGGGGCACCGTGTCACCATCATCAACCAAACAGACACCAACAGTGCTCCCTCTTTTGGAAATGCAGGATTGCTTTCTGCCTTTGAAAAAGCTCCTTTGGCCGCGCCTGGCGTCATCACAAAGACCCTCAAATTGATGCTTCAAGGTAAAAGCCCCATCGTACTACGCCCCAATCTTGACCCGCATTTTTACCGCTGGCTCGTGCGCTTTATGGCCAGCACTACCCGCGCACGCCTAAAAAAAACGTTAATTTTATTTGAACGCTACGGCGAACAAAGTATCCAAGCTTACCATCGTCTCACCCAAGAAGAGGGCCTTGATTTTGACTTTCACCACGATGGCGTCATGCTTGTCTTCACTGAGGCTGAAAGCTACCGTGAAAAACTTCGCCATGCTACAGATTCTAGTAAATATGAAGTATTGGATTATGCTTCTGCCAAAGAGCGGCTAGGCTTTGTTGCACCCAATATCGAAGGAGTGATTCATCTCAAACGTAACGGACGCCTTGATCCAGGGCGCCTCATGGAGCAACTCAAAGCCTTATTAGTACGCAAAGGCGTCTGCTTTGTTTCAGGCGAGGAGATTGTAGATTTTGACGTTGGCCCAAAACAGATTAAAAGCGCACGTAGCAAAACACGCACTTATGAAGCAGATACTTTTATTCTGGCTTCGGGACATCACACCGCTCTTGCAGCCAAGCTTGGCACCCCTTTAATGCTCATTCCCGCCAAAGGCTACAACATCACCTTTGAGATGGAAGAGAGCATTAAACCTAAACAATGTGTCATGTTTAATGACCTTTTCATCATCGCCACGCCACGCCAACATGACATGCGCCTCACCTCCAAGCTAGAAATTGGAACATCAAATCCTGACATTAACATGAAACGTGTGCAAAGTATTCTTGCCAACCTTAAAACACATACCGTGAAATTTGAACTTCAAAACCCCCGCTACTGGGCAGGGTTTCGCCCCCTTACGCCAAATGATATGCCTCTTATTGGACGCGATAGCACGTACCGCAATATGGTCTATGGGATGGGGTATGGATGGCTTGGCATGACGTTTGGACCTGCCCTTGGAGAGATTATCGGGCGATTAATTGATGAGGATTTAGAAAACCATCAAAGCGATGACGTGCTTTTGTTTTCTGGATTTTACCAAGGTTGTTTGTGA
- a CDS encoding FMN-binding glutamate synthase family protein: MVWWQIALLVIVFGLVQLFIYDKYVQRKSSLLINYPVLARMRYVFELLREPLRQYFAEETFYESRDKVEWVYKAAKDRNLFLSFSVAQPFSGSRFIIKNANRVLNTEEVSEDFSQTFGKECQIPYVSPSVIVRSAMSDGALSPEATRSFAMGALKGKFPVNTGEGGLTSNYFFTHRPTSERLAYLESLEGTALQKGLYRLVKKLFNGAIASRLYRKLALAGTKAKDSFILDTDSLLLYRINWSAPLEVFPKTVPEDIPDIVLQIGSGLYGVRKEDHSFDPQRYEKVMRFCKMTEVKIAQGAKQTGGKIISEKVTDDVAYYRGVEAGKDLMSPNRFPYANTLEELLGFVATLKEISKKPVGIKIVISDVEQLDDLMVAIKGRKGAGGAIPDFITVDGGDGGSATAPLELMESVGLSLINSLYLLDFYLRMHQLRDKIKIIGSGKILTPDDVAIALCMGADMVGIARGFMMSGGCIRARHCSGAEGKKCPVGMATQDRKKRLSYLVLQKSHHIANYHRQLLQGLRTILAVTGEAHISKLSRKHLAFRDVRGELFFDVDTYFQNKLHV, encoded by the coding sequence ATGGTGTGGTGGCAGATTGCGTTACTGGTTATTGTGTTTGGGCTCGTTCAGTTGTTTATTTATGACAAATATGTTCAACGCAAGTCGTCTTTGTTGATTAATTACCCAGTTTTGGCGCGCATGCGGTACGTGTTTGAATTACTCAGAGAACCTTTGCGTCAGTATTTTGCTGAAGAGACCTTTTATGAGTCGCGGGATAAGGTCGAATGGGTTTATAAAGCCGCTAAGGATAGAAACCTTTTTCTCTCCTTCTCAGTCGCACAACCTTTTAGCGGGAGTCGGTTTATTATCAAAAATGCTAACAGGGTATTAAACACCGAAGAAGTGAGTGAAGATTTTTCGCAAACCTTTGGGAAGGAGTGTCAGATACCCTACGTGAGCCCTTCAGTCATTGTGCGATCAGCCATGAGTGATGGTGCTCTTAGCCCTGAAGCAACCCGCTCTTTTGCGATGGGTGCTTTAAAGGGAAAATTTCCCGTTAATACAGGCGAGGGTGGTTTGACGTCTAATTATTTTTTTACCCATCGTCCCACCAGTGAGCGTTTAGCCTACCTTGAAAGTCTGGAAGGCACCGCCCTTCAAAAAGGGCTTTACCGTCTTGTTAAAAAACTCTTTAACGGGGCGATTGCTTCACGTTTATACCGAAAGCTTGCCCTTGCAGGAACAAAAGCCAAAGATAGCTTTATTCTTGATACTGATTCGCTTTTGTTGTACCGCATTAATTGGAGCGCTCCTTTGGAGGTGTTTCCTAAAACAGTTCCCGAAGACATTCCTGATATTGTGTTGCAAATTGGCTCAGGGTTGTACGGCGTGCGCAAAGAAGACCACAGTTTTGACCCCCAGCGCTACGAAAAAGTGATGCGCTTTTGCAAGATGACGGAAGTAAAAATTGCCCAAGGGGCAAAACAAACGGGTGGAAAAATCATAAGTGAAAAAGTCACAGATGATGTCGCCTACTACCGTGGTGTGGAAGCAGGGAAAGACTTGATGAGCCCAAACCGTTTTCCTTATGCCAACACTCTGGAGGAACTTTTGGGTTTTGTTGCAACACTTAAAGAGATTTCAAAAAAGCCTGTGGGAATTAAGATTGTTATCTCTGATGTGGAGCAACTGGATGATTTGATGGTGGCCATTAAAGGGCGCAAAGGTGCAGGTGGTGCTATTCCCGATTTTATCACCGTAGACGGAGGAGACGGCGGAAGCGCTACCGCTCCTTTGGAGCTTATGGAGAGCGTGGGGTTGAGCCTTATTAATTCTTTGTATTTGTTGGATTTTTATTTGCGTATGCACCAACTTCGCGACAAGATAAAAATCATTGGCAGTGGAAAAATCCTCACCCCAGATGATGTGGCAATTGCCCTTTGTATGGGGGCAGACATGGTGGGGATTGCTAGGGGATTTATGATGAGTGGCGGATGCATTCGTGCGCGCCATTGTTCGGGTGCAGAGGGTAAAAAATGCCCCGTGGGTATGGCAACACAAGACAGAAAAAAACGTCTTTCTTATTTGGTGTTGCAAAAATCTCACCACATTGCTAACTACCATAGGCAACTCCTTCAAGGGCTTCGAACGATTTTGGCCGTAACGGGTGAAGCGCACATCTCAAAGCTTTCACGAAAACACCTTGCTTTTCGAGATGTGCGTGGCGAGCTTTTTTTTGATGTTGACACCTATTTCCAAAATAAGTTACATGTATAG
- the mqnP gene encoding menaquinone biosynthesis prenyltransferase MqnP: MRVLKDINELIMFKHSVFALPFIFVAMIVASHVQNGSVWFGWKLLFFGLIAAVSARNFAMGFNRYADRDIDKGNPRTASRPSVDGRIGVRNMQLFIAFNGGIFVLSAWLINPLAFYLSVPILCVLGGYSLFKRFSPLAHLVLGLSLGLAPIAGVVAVSEYIPLWAGLLSLGVVFWVAGFDLLYALQDMEYDKANKLHSIPSHFGKEATFFISKLFHTLAVLFWALFGWAVGLGVLGWLGVIACAAILAQEHRIVARDFSKIDRAFFTLNGYLGILFFCFVFLDRLGA, from the coding sequence ATGAGGGTGCTTAAAGATATTAATGAGCTTATTATGTTCAAGCATTCAGTGTTTGCACTTCCTTTTATTTTTGTAGCAATGATTGTGGCAAGTCATGTGCAAAATGGGTCGGTGTGGTTTGGTTGGAAACTTCTCTTTTTTGGGCTCATAGCTGCCGTGAGCGCGCGTAATTTTGCCATGGGATTTAACCGCTACGCAGACCGTGACATCGACAAAGGCAACCCGCGCACTGCTTCGCGCCCCAGTGTGGATGGACGCATTGGTGTGCGCAATATGCAGCTTTTCATTGCCTTTAATGGAGGGATTTTTGTGTTGAGTGCGTGGTTGATTAATCCTTTGGCTTTTTATCTCAGTGTTCCTATTTTGTGTGTCCTTGGCGGGTATTCACTCTTTAAACGCTTTAGCCCTTTGGCGCATTTGGTACTGGGGCTTTCCTTGGGTCTTGCGCCTATTGCGGGAGTGGTGGCGGTCAGTGAGTATATTCCCTTGTGGGCAGGATTGCTCTCTTTAGGGGTTGTGTTTTGGGTGGCGGGATTTGATTTACTTTATGCGTTGCAAGACATGGAGTACGACAAGGCAAACAAGCTTCACTCCATCCCTTCTCATTTTGGCAAAGAGGCTACTTTTTTTATCTCTAAATTATTTCACACACTAGCGGTGCTGTTTTGGGCGCTTTTTGGGTGGGCTGTTGGGCTTGGGGTGCTTGGGTGGTTGGGTGTGATTGCGTGCGCGGCTATTTTGGCTCAAGAACACCGCATTGTGGCGCGGGATTTTAGTAAAATCGATCGCGCCTTTTTTACTCTCAATGGCTATCTTGGCATCTTGTTTTTTTGTTTTGTCTTTTTGGACAGACTAGGAGCTTAA
- a CDS encoding DUF6115 domain-containing protein, whose product MDFDLLVYAGIGALLLLIFLMVYFKDSESAQKFSKFERMVEELMQQNHQLRREMLEQNKQIKAKEAAFEEYFHKRVQEEINTNVMPLLNSLREIENIMQNFQEEQQDRLSSLEERTKTINRFAAPSATSNEKQVITLFKEGKKEHEIAKELRLGLGEVQFILKMNYLK is encoded by the coding sequence ATGGATTTTGACCTTTTAGTGTATGCGGGTATTGGGGCATTGTTGCTTCTTATTTTTTTAATGGTCTATTTTAAAGACAGTGAAAGTGCACAAAAATTCTCAAAATTTGAACGCATGGTAGAAGAGTTAATGCAACAAAACCACCAATTGCGTCGTGAAATGCTAGAGCAAAATAAACAGATAAAAGCCAAAGAAGCGGCATTTGAAGAGTATTTTCACAAACGTGTACAAGAAGAGATTAACACCAATGTGATGCCACTGCTTAACTCTTTGCGCGAGATTGAAAACATCATGCAAAACTTTCAAGAAGAGCAACAAGATAGGCTTAGTTCTCTAGAGGAACGCACTAAAACGATTAACCGCTTTGCTGCTCCTTCGGCTACCTCTAACGAAAAACAAGTGATTACCCTATTTAAAGAGGGCAAAAAAGAGCACGAGATTGCCAAAGAATTGCGACTTGGTCTTGGTGAGGTGCAGTTTATTTTGAAGATGAATTACCTCAAATGA
- a CDS encoding uracil-DNA glycosylase has protein sequence MIHSSWEPVLKKAYRALSPDYRAFLEKKEGYFPVDFLAAFGSLSRANTKAILFGQDPYPRRESAIGYAFIDGAVEGLFSPSGFSKPVNRATSLRNFLKMQLLAQGLLSPDNLSQSAISNVDKQGLIGTMETLRQNFEHEGILLLNTALIFTCKEETSLHVKMFKPFMQALLSELSGDNKELILFGNLAKEVEKLLPTSHGYTLIKTLHPYNIGFIHDAKVQAYFAPKRLLEKR, from the coding sequence ATGATACACTCCTCATGGGAGCCAGTCCTCAAAAAAGCGTATAGAGCACTTTCGCCTGATTATCGTGCTTTTTTAGAAAAAAAAGAGGGATACTTTCCTGTGGATTTTTTAGCGGCGTTTGGCTCTCTTTCGCGGGCTAACACTAAAGCTATTTTGTTTGGACAAGACCCCTATCCTAGGCGTGAAAGTGCTATTGGGTATGCGTTTATTGATGGGGCAGTGGAGGGGTTGTTTTCACCTTCTGGGTTTTCAAAACCAGTAAACCGTGCCACAAGTTTGCGCAATTTTCTTAAAATGCAACTGCTAGCTCAAGGGCTTTTATCGCCCGATAATCTCTCTCAATCAGCGATTTCTAACGTAGACAAACAGGGGTTGATTGGCACTATGGAAACGTTGCGCCAAAACTTTGAACATGAGGGAATTTTGCTTTTAAATACGGCATTAATCTTTACATGTAAAGAAGAAACATCTTTACATGTAAAGATGTTTAAGCCTTTCATGCAAGCTCTTTTGAGCGAGCTCTCAGGAGATAATAAAGAGTTGATTTTGTTTGGAAATTTAGCCAAAGAGGTGGAAAAGCTTTTACCAACCTCGCACGGCTACACGCTGATTAAAACCCTGCACCCTTACAACATTGGATTTATCCATGATGCAAAGGTGCAGGCGTATTTTGCTCCAAAGCGCCTTTTGGAAAAGCGCTAG
- a CDS encoding methyl-accepting chemotaxis protein → MTSLLMRFNDPKLLGVLALVFGFSTLGGDALLGGTLALGLFAGGFFGSTKKMEVDADIYEKILAVTQEAANGNLEPRIVDIDPKKPLGKVAWAINDLLDQVEALQREANTSVKAASEGKAYRNLFNEGFRGLFANNAKAFTKGVEGIHAGQKGKVRGVLSEKFGQLGNGNAGIENVQADLTYSIEEMARITETATDTARRSNESLSTVNALASDVQELTQLIARTDEAIKSLSERTAEISSVVSLIKDIADQTNLLALNAAIEAARAGEHGRGFAVVADEVRKLAERTQKATQEISITIQTLQQETNEINANSDRINGIAETAGTNVVKFEETLNNFNVNANHTAAISYSMENKTFTILAKLDHIVYKINAYNCVINERCDKEQIEATACRFAKWYTNTGKERFEETRAYGLIHEPHLAVHEYINHNVQSATNGYTMDNMHTFVNRFKQAEEASAKLFVLLDQMVEEKKKEKL, encoded by the coding sequence ATGACCAGCTTGTTAATGCGCTTCAACGATCCTAAACTCCTTGGTGTTTTGGCTCTTGTTTTTGGGTTTAGCACCTTAGGGGGCGACGCTCTTCTTGGAGGAACCTTAGCCCTTGGTCTTTTTGCAGGAGGGTTTTTTGGTTCGACCAAAAAAATGGAAGTAGACGCGGATATTTATGAAAAAATACTTGCTGTCACCCAAGAAGCCGCCAATGGCAATCTCGAACCTCGTATCGTAGATATTGACCCAAAAAAGCCTCTAGGTAAGGTGGCGTGGGCTATCAACGATCTTCTTGATCAAGTCGAAGCTCTCCAGCGTGAAGCCAACACTTCCGTTAAAGCGGCCAGCGAAGGCAAGGCGTACCGTAATCTTTTTAACGAAGGGTTTCGTGGCCTTTTTGCCAACAATGCCAAAGCTTTCACTAAAGGTGTTGAAGGTATTCATGCAGGACAAAAAGGAAAAGTGCGCGGTGTGCTTTCAGAAAAATTCGGACAATTGGGCAACGGAAATGCAGGCATTGAAAATGTGCAGGCAGATTTGACCTACAGCATCGAAGAGATGGCTCGCATCACCGAAACAGCAACGGACACCGCAAGAAGATCCAACGAGAGCCTCTCTACGGTCAACGCGCTAGCTAGTGATGTGCAAGAGCTCACACAACTCATTGCGCGCACCGATGAAGCCATCAAGAGCCTTAGTGAACGCACTGCCGAAATCTCTTCCGTGGTGAGCCTCATTAAAGACATTGCTGACCAAACAAACCTTTTAGCCCTCAATGCCGCCATCGAAGCCGCACGCGCAGGTGAACACGGACGCGGATTTGCCGTTGTAGCTGATGAAGTGCGCAAATTGGCTGAGCGCACCCAAAAAGCGACCCAAGAAATCTCCATCACCATCCAAACCTTGCAACAAGAAACCAATGAAATCAATGCCAACTCTGACCGCATTAACGGCATTGCCGAAACAGCAGGAACAAATGTTGTGAAGTTTGAGGAAACATTAAATAATTTCAACGTCAATGCCAACCACACGGCCGCCATCTCTTACAGTATGGAAAACAAAACCTTTACCATTCTTGCAAAACTTGATCATATTGTTTACAAAATTAATGCATACAATTGCGTCATTAATGAACGGTGCGATAAAGAACAAATCGAAGCAACTGCATGTCGCTTTGCAAAATGGTATACAAACACAGGAAAAGAGCGCTTTGAGGAAACCAGAGCTTACGGGCTCATCCATGAGCCTCACCTTGCTGTCCACGAATACATTAATCATAACGTCCAAAGTGCTACCAATGGCTATACTATGGACAATATGCACACATTTGTTAACCGCTTTAAGCAAGCCGAGGAGGCGAGTGCTAAACTCTTTGTCTTGCTAGACCAAATGGTGGAAGAGAAGAAAAAAGAGAAACTCTAG
- a CDS encoding PAS domain-containing protein — MKRPTPTSTERQVRDDAFLVSKTDTHGRITYCNLPFIEIVGATEQEILGKPHSIVRHPDMPRYIFKLLWERIKNKEEIFAYVKNMSFDGSYYWVFANVTASLDRNGTTVGYYSVRRKPNPKALQAIIPLYQELLAKEKSGGIEAAEAHMKQLLNTKGVSYDQLVNALQRS, encoded by the coding sequence ATGAAACGTCCTACTCCAACCAGCACGGAGCGACAAGTCAGGGATGACGCCTTCTTGGTTTCCAAGACCGACACCCATGGTCGCATCACCTATTGTAATCTCCCCTTTATTGAAATTGTTGGCGCCACCGAACAAGAAATACTCGGCAAGCCCCACAGCATTGTCAGACATCCTGACATGCCTCGTTATATCTTCAAACTACTCTGGGAACGCATCAAAAACAAAGAGGAAATTTTTGCCTATGTGAAAAACATGAGCTTTGATGGGTCCTATTATTGGGTTTTTGCCAATGTGACGGCTTCTCTTGATCGCAATGGCACTACTGTTGGGTACTACTCCGTGCGCCGAAAACCCAACCCAAAAGCACTGCAAGCCATTATCCCGCTTTATCAGGAGCTCCTTGCTAAAGAAAAAAGCGGTGGTATTGAAGCTGCAGAAGCCCACATGAAACAATTACTTAACACAAAAGGAGTGAGCTATGACCAGCTTGTTAATGCGCTTCAACGATCCTAA